In Phragmites australis chromosome 24, lpPhrAust1.1, whole genome shotgun sequence, the following are encoded in one genomic region:
- the LOC133907083 gene encoding SH3 domain-containing protein 2-like isoform X2, with protein MEAIRKQASKLREQVARQQQAVMKQFGGGYGADGTFADEAEAQQHSKLEKLYISTRAAKHFQRDIVRGVEGYIVTGSKQVEIGNKLCEDGKKYGTENTCTSGSTLSKAALCFAKARSMMEKERGNLLKALGTQVAEPLRAMVMGAPLEDARHLAQRYDRMRQEAEAQAIEVSKRQMKLRETSGNGDMISRLEAAESKLQELKSNMGVLGKEAVAAMTAVEAQQQRLTLQRLIALVESERNYHQRVLQILDQLEREMVSERQRIEGAPPPVVESSMPPPPAYEEVNGIFMRNPTVAELVETVEYFLAEAIQSYRAESETELNLSAGDYIVVRKVSNSGWAEGECRGKAGWFPYDYIEKRERVLASKVAQVF; from the exons ATGGAGGCCATCCGGAAGCAGGCCTCCAAGCTCCGGGAGCAGGTCGCCCGGCAGCAGCAG GCCGTCATGAAGCAGTTCGGGGGAGGGTACGGCGCGGACGGCACGTtcgcggacgaggccgaggcgcAGCAGCACTCTAAGCTCGAGAAGCTCTACATCTCCACGCGCGCCGCCAAG CATTTCCAAAGGGATATAGTTCGCGGCGTGGAAGGCTACATTGTCACTGGGTCGAAGCAAGTTGAAATCG GGAACAAGTTATGTGAGGACGGCAAGAAGTATGGCACTGAGAACACTTGTACCAGTGGGAGCACGTTGTCGAAGGCGGCATTATGTTTCGCCAAGGCACGATCCATGATGGAGAAGGAGCGGGGGAATCTGCTGAAAGCCCTGGGCACCCAG GTGGCAGAACCGCTGAGGGCTATGGTGATGGGAGCTCCTTTGGAGGATGCTCGCCACCTTGCCCAAAGATATGACAGAATGCGCCAAGAAGCTGAAGCACAG GCTATTGAAGTTTCAAAGCGCCAAATGAAATTGAGAGAGACATCTGGGAATGGTGATATGATTTCAAGGCTAGAGGCAGCTGAGTCAAAGCTGCAAGAGTTGAAATCAAATATGGGGGTTTTGGGCAAAGAAGCTGTTGCAGCAATGACTGCTGTTGAAGCCCAACAGCAAAGGCTGACATTGCAACGTCTTATTGCATTG GTTGAATCTGAGAGAAATTACCACCAAAGGGTCCTACAGATTCTTGATCAACTTGAAAGAGAG ATGGTATCTGAGCGCCAAAGAATTGAAGGAGCACCTCCTCCGGTGGTTGAGAGTTCCATGCCACCGCCGCCTGCGTATGAAGAAGTCAACGGTATATTCATGAGGAATCCAACAGTTGCAGAATTGGTCGAGACTGTGGAGTACTTCTTGGCTGAG GCCATCCAGTCATATCGGGCTGAGAGTGAAACCGAGCTCAACCTTTCAGCTGGTGACTACATAGTGGTCCGAAAG GTGTCTAACAGTGGATGGGCGGAAGGTGAATGCAGGGGAAAAGCTGGCTGGTTTCCTTACGACTACATCGAAAAACGGGAACGTGTGCTTGCAAGTAAAGTTGCCCAAGTCTTCTAG
- the LOC133907085 gene encoding uncharacterized protein LOC133907085, protein MAAAAAVTLLRLPLACLSSHLRSVPSPRLPLPRLRISTSHRLLSSLVHGPAAAEAVVEAVAALDAEEFVDAMEESHEETTADAAAEAPRSFVLPRLPRPKLSVKERKELASYAHGLGKKLKSQQVGKAGVTPSLVSAFTDNLESNELLKLKIHGNCPAELPDVILQLEESTGSIAVDQIGRSVILYRPSTSKMKKEQEIAKNTRRFVKSEEALEEHPRYSSSKRFIKPGSTFRAQQKRRPMTSKGSSYSRG, encoded by the exons atggcggcggcggcggcggtgacccTCCTCCGACTTCCTCTCGCCTGTCTTTCCTCCCACCTCCGTTCCGTCCCTTCCCCTcgtctcccgctcccgcgcctcCGCATCTCCACCTcccaccgcctcctctcctccctggTCCACGGCCCCGCCGCCGCGGAGGCCGTGGTCGAGGCGGTAGCCGCGCTGGACGCAGAGGAGTTTGTCGATGCAATGGAAGAGAGTCACGAGGAGACTACGGCTgatgcggcggcggaggcgcccCGGTCGTTCGTTCTCCCGCGGCTGCCGCGGCCGAAGCTGAGCGTGAAGGAACGGAAGGAGCTGGCCTCGTACGCGCACGGCCTCGGCAAAAAGCTCAAGTCGCAGCAGGTCGGCAAGGCCGGCGTCACGCCCTCCCTTGTTTCCGCCTTCACCGACAACCTCGAGTCCAACGAGCTCCTTAAG CTAAAGATTCATGGGAACTGCCCCGCGGAGCTACCTGACGTGATACTCCAACTTGAGGAGTCAACAGGATCCATCGCTGTTGATCAAATCGGCCGCTCAGTTATTCTATATAGGCCTAGCACCAGCAAGATGAAAAAGGAGCAAGAAATTGCTAAAAATACCAGAAGATTTGTGAAATCTGAAGAGGCATTGGAAGAACATCCTAGATACAGCTCAAGCAAAAGATTTATTAAACCTGGATCAACATTTAGGGCTCAACAGAAGAGAAGACCAATGACATCCAAGGGATCGTCATACAGCCGAGGATAG
- the LOC133907083 gene encoding SH3 domain-containing protein 2-like isoform X1, translating to MEAIRKQASKLREQVARQQQAVMKQFGGGYGADGTFADEAEAQQHSKLEKLYISTRAAKHFQRDIVRGVEGYIVTGSKQVEIGKHQHSYFSTVYACISAHRNLNFGMRDVMCWVCIGNKLCEDGKKYGTENTCTSGSTLSKAALCFAKARSMMEKERGNLLKALGTQVAEPLRAMVMGAPLEDARHLAQRYDRMRQEAEAQAIEVSKRQMKLRETSGNGDMISRLEAAESKLQELKSNMGVLGKEAVAAMTAVEAQQQRLTLQRLIALVESERNYHQRVLQILDQLEREMVSERQRIEGAPPPVVESSMPPPPAYEEVNGIFMRNPTVAELVETVEYFLAEAIQSYRAESETELNLSAGDYIVVRKVSNSGWAEGECRGKAGWFPYDYIEKRERVLASKVAQVF from the exons ATGGAGGCCATCCGGAAGCAGGCCTCCAAGCTCCGGGAGCAGGTCGCCCGGCAGCAGCAG GCCGTCATGAAGCAGTTCGGGGGAGGGTACGGCGCGGACGGCACGTtcgcggacgaggccgaggcgcAGCAGCACTCTAAGCTCGAGAAGCTCTACATCTCCACGCGCGCCGCCAAG CATTTCCAAAGGGATATAGTTCGCGGCGTGGAAGGCTACATTGTCACTGGGTCGAAGCAAGTTGAAATCGGTAAACATCAGCATTCCTATTTCTCAACGGTATATGCGTGCATAAGTGCacaccgaaatttgaattttggaatgagggATGTAATGTGCTGGGTGTGTATAGGGAACAAGTTATGTGAGGACGGCAAGAAGTATGGCACTGAGAACACTTGTACCAGTGGGAGCACGTTGTCGAAGGCGGCATTATGTTTCGCCAAGGCACGATCCATGATGGAGAAGGAGCGGGGGAATCTGCTGAAAGCCCTGGGCACCCAG GTGGCAGAACCGCTGAGGGCTATGGTGATGGGAGCTCCTTTGGAGGATGCTCGCCACCTTGCCCAAAGATATGACAGAATGCGCCAAGAAGCTGAAGCACAG GCTATTGAAGTTTCAAAGCGCCAAATGAAATTGAGAGAGACATCTGGGAATGGTGATATGATTTCAAGGCTAGAGGCAGCTGAGTCAAAGCTGCAAGAGTTGAAATCAAATATGGGGGTTTTGGGCAAAGAAGCTGTTGCAGCAATGACTGCTGTTGAAGCCCAACAGCAAAGGCTGACATTGCAACGTCTTATTGCATTG GTTGAATCTGAGAGAAATTACCACCAAAGGGTCCTACAGATTCTTGATCAACTTGAAAGAGAG ATGGTATCTGAGCGCCAAAGAATTGAAGGAGCACCTCCTCCGGTGGTTGAGAGTTCCATGCCACCGCCGCCTGCGTATGAAGAAGTCAACGGTATATTCATGAGGAATCCAACAGTTGCAGAATTGGTCGAGACTGTGGAGTACTTCTTGGCTGAG GCCATCCAGTCATATCGGGCTGAGAGTGAAACCGAGCTCAACCTTTCAGCTGGTGACTACATAGTGGTCCGAAAG GTGTCTAACAGTGGATGGGCGGAAGGTGAATGCAGGGGAAAAGCTGGCTGGTTTCCTTACGACTACATCGAAAAACGGGAACGTGTGCTTGCAAGTAAAGTTGCCCAAGTCTTCTAG